A region of Heteronotia binoei isolate CCM8104 ecotype False Entrance Well chromosome 2, APGP_CSIRO_Hbin_v1, whole genome shotgun sequence DNA encodes the following proteins:
- the SRSF6 gene encoding serine/arginine-rich splicing factor 6 has translation MPRVYIGRLSYHVREKDIQRFFSGYGRLLEVDLKNGYGFVEFEDSRDAEDAVYELNGKDLCGERVIVEHARGPRRDRDGYSYGSRSGGYSSRRTSGRDKYGPPVRTEFRLIVENLSSRCSWQDLKDFMRQAGEVTYADAHKERTNEGVIEFRSYSDMKRAMDKLDGTEINGRKIRLVEDKPRSSHRRSYSGSRSRSRSRRRSRSRSRRSSRSRSRSVSKSRSRSKSRSRSKDRSRSRSKSRKSRSKSKSKLKSDRESRSRSRSKEKSEKSRSRSRSASQSPKENGKGEAKSKSRSRSRSHSNSPSQHQPAKAQSESPPQRAASRSRSHSKSRSRSSSRD, from the exons ATGCCGCGCGTCTACATCGGCCGCTTAAGCTACCATGTTCGGGAAAAGGACATCCAGCGCTTCTTTAGCGGCTATGGCCGCTTGCTCGAGGTCGATTTAAAAAACGG CTATGGCTTTGTGGAGTTCGAGGATTCCCGGGATGCGGAGGACGCCGTTTACGAGCTGAACGGCAAAGACTTGTGCGGGGAGCGGGTGATTGTAGAGCACGCCCGCGGCCCCCGCCGAGACAGGGACGGCTACAGCTACGGCAGCCGCA GTGGAGGATATAGCAGTCGGCGGACATCAGGAAGAGATAAATATGGACCACCAGTTCGTACAGAATTCAGATTAATTGTTGAAAACCTCTCTAGTCGCTGTAGTTGGCAGGACTTGAAA GATTTCATGAGACAAGCTGGTGAGGTGACCTATGCGGATGCTCACAAAGAACGCACAAATGAAGGAGTAATTGAGTTTCGTTCTTACTCTGACATGAAGCGTGCTATGGACAAATTGGATGGTACAGAAATAAATGGAAGAAAGATAAGGCTGGTTGAAGATAAGCCACGATCTAGCCATAGACGATCTTATTCTGGCAGTAGATCAAG GTCACGTTCAAGAAGGAGATCACGCAGTAGAAGTCGTAGGAGCAGCCGCAGTAGATCCCGTAGTGTTTCAAAAAGCAGGTCACG CTCTAAATCTAGGTCTCGCAGCAAAGATCGTTCACGTTCCAGATCTAAAAGTCGGAAGTCAAGATCAAAGAGCAAGTCTAAGCTGAAATCTGACCGAGAGTCACGGTCCCGCAGCAGATCCAAAGAGAAGTCTGAAAAGTCTCGCAGCAGATCTCGGTCTGCATCTCAGTCTCCCAAAGAAAATGGTAAAGGAGAAGCAAAGTCTAAATCCAGATCGAGGAGTAGATCTCATTCCAATTCACCATCACAGCACCAACCTGCCAAGGCTCAATCAGAGTCCCCACCACAGAGGGCTGCGTCACGGTCACGATCGCATTCAAAGTCACGTTCACGATCTAGTTCACGAGATTAA